In Papaver somniferum cultivar HN1 chromosome 1, ASM357369v1, whole genome shotgun sequence, a genomic segment contains:
- the LOC113298532 gene encoding phosphoinositide phosphatase SAC7-like has product MLSTRLSCAVRPHYHHHHYSNNYNPNWNNNLRSNILVFLNPSSTDYSQRLSLSSPSSSSLFHNSNNIKLRSKANCIPGMMEKVDSETKLFTRMRLWEFPDQYVIEPTDGSTGSCLTISRVDGAMSMIDEVPHVQTVRAPRIQTIYGVMGLLKLVAGVYVIVITERECVGSYLGHPIFKVSSLKILPCDHSLNTSSAEQKKMESEFSVLLSAAERTTGLYFSYDVNLTLSAQRLHDLGEESKRLPLWRQADPRYLWNNYMLEVLIDNKLDPYLLPIVQGSFNNFQAAVAKDIVDVTLIARRCTRRNGTRMWRRGADADGYVANFVESEQILQSNGHTASFVQIRGSIPLLWEQVVDLTYKPKFELVRLEEAPRVVERHFLDLRKRYGSVLAVDLVNKHGGEGRLCEKYGDAMQHIVGDDTRYLHFDFHQICGHVHFERLSMLYDQIEDFLKKNGYFFPNGKGEKVDEQLGVVRTNCIDCLDRTNVTQSMIARRLLENQLRRVGIFRDEETISTHQHFDECFKIMWANHGDDVSIQYSGTPALKGDYVRCGQRTIHGIVKDGWNALARYYLNNFCDGTKQDAIDLLQGHYIVSSVSRDMAPSQVGGLEAYASFPLALALGLSGLLFASISLRQARYDLRHLFLSLVWASMSIGIAAVVRANGRIFCNRPRLHKPQR; this is encoded by the exons ATGCTGTCGACTAGGTTATCATGCGCTGTAAGACcacattaccatcaccaccactacTCCAACAATTACAATCCCAACTGGAATAATAATTTGAGATCCAACATTCTCGTGTTTCTAAATCCTTCTTCAACGGATTATTCCCAACGACTctctctttcttctccttcttcttcatccctGTTCCACAACTCTAATAATATCAAACTCAGATCCAAAG CGAATTGTATACCGGGTATGATGGAAAAGGTTGATTCTGAGACAAAGCTATTCACGCGAATGCGATTATGGGAATTCCCAGATCAgtatgttattgagccaactgatGGCTCTACTGGTTCTTGTTTAACAATTAGTCGCGTTGATGGAGCAATGAGCATGATTG ATGAGGTTCCACATGTGCAAACTGTTCGAGCTCCGAGAATTCAGACTATTTATGGAGTAATGGGATTGCTAAAGCTCGTGGCAG GGGTATATGTAATTGTGATAACTGAGCGAGAATGTGTTGGATCCTATTTGGGACATCCTATCTTCAAGGTTTCGTCCTTGAAGATTTTGCCTTGTGATCATTCTTTGAATACTTCCTCCGCGGAACAG AAAAAGATGGAATCCGAGTTCTCAGTGCTCCTAAGTGCCGCAGAGAGGACTACTGGTTTGTACTTTTCGTATGATGTTAATTTGACACTCAG TGCACAACGGTTGCATGATTTGGGAGAGGAGTCAAAGCGACTTCCTCTTTGGAGACAG GCAGATCCTAGGTACCTATGGAATAACTACATGTTGGAAGTTCTCATAGATAATAAG CTCGACCCGTACTTGCTTCCTATTGTCCAAGGGA GTTTTAATAACTTTCAAGCAGCAGTTGCGAAGGATATTGTTGATGTTACTCTGATTGCAAGGAGATGCACTAGGAGAAATG GTACTCGAATGTGGAGAAGAGGTGCTGACGCGGATGGCTATGTTGCAAATTTTGTGGAATCTGAGCAAATTTTACAATCAAATGGACATACAGCATCATTTGTCCAG ATTCGAGGTTCTATTCCATTATTGTGGGAGCAAGTTGTTGATTTGACCTATAAACCTAAGTTTGAGCTTGTGAGACTTGAGGAGGCC CCTCGAGTTGTGGAACGACATTTCTTGGATCTGAGAAAAAGATATGGATCTGTCTTGGCTGTAGATCTAGTCAATAAG CATGGAGGTGAGGGACGTCTCTGTGAAAAATATGGCGATGCAATGCAGCATATTGTTGGTGATGATACTAG GTATTTGCACTTCGATTTTCATCAGATTTGCGGCCACGTCCATTTTGAGCGTCTCTCAATGCTTTATGACCAAATAGAGGATTTCCTCAAAAAGAATGG GTATTTTTTTCCCAATGGAAAGGGTGAAAAAGTTGATGAGCAGCTTGGAGTTGTGAGGACCAATTGTATTGATTGTTTAGACCGTACAAATGTTACCCAG AGCATGATTGCAAGAAGATTGTTGGAAAACCAACTTCGTCGAGTAGGGATCTTCCGTGATGAGGAAACCATTAGCACACACCAGCATTTTGATGAGTGCTTCAAAATAA TGTGGGCAAATCATGGGGATGACGTTAGCATTCAGTATTCTGGTACCCCAGCACTGAAAGGAGACTATGTCAG ATGCGGGCAGCGGACAATCCACGGAATTGTTAAAGATGGATGGAATGCACTTGCTCGCTATTATCTTAACAATTTCTGTGATGGGACAAAGCAG GACGCGATTGATCTCTTGCAAGGACACTACATTGTTTCttctgtcagccgagatatggcTCCATCCCAAGTGGGGGGCCTAGAGGCTTACGCT TCTTTTCCATTGGCCCTGGCTTTGGGTTTGTCTGGCCTGTTGTTCGCGAGCATATCTCTGCGACAAG CTCGATATGATCTCCGTCATCTATTCTTATCGCTTGTGTGGGCAAGCATGAGCATAGGTATAGCAGCAGTTGTGAGAGCCAATGGACGTATCTTCTGCAACCGACCTCGTCTTCACAAACCCCAACGTTGA
- the LOC113298523 gene encoding catalase-2: protein MDPYKFRPSSAHNSPFFTTNSGAPVYNNNSSLTVGTRGPILLEDYHLVEKLANFDRERIPERVVHARGASAKGFFEVTHDISNLTCADFLRAPGVQTPVIVRFSTVIHERGSPETLRDPRGFAVKFYTREGNWDLVGNNFPVFFIRDGMKFPDMVHALKPNPKSHIQENWRIMDFFSHHPESLNMFAFLFDDIGVPQDYRHMDGSGVNTYMLVNKTGKAHYVKFHWKPTCGVKSLLEDEAIKVGGANHSHATQDLYDSIKVGNYPEWKLFIQTIDPDHEDRFDFDPLDVTKIWPEDILPLQPVGRMVLNKNVDNFFAENEQLAFCPAIIVPGIYYSDDKLLQTRIFSYSDTQRHRLGPNYLQLPVNAPKNAHHNNHHEGLMNFMHRDEEVNYFPSRFDPVRHAETYPIPPAICNGKRDRCIIGKENNFKQPGERYRSMTPDRQERFLCRFVDALSDPRVTHEIRSIWISYWTQADRSFGQKLASRLNVRPSF, encoded by the exons ATGGATCCTTACAAg TTTCGTCCGTCAAGTGCTCATAATTCTCCATTTTTCACAACAAATTCCGGTGCTCCTGTTTATAACAACAATTCATCACTCACTGTTGGAACTAGAG GTCCAATTCTCCTTGAAGATTATCATTTGGTTGAAAAGCTTGCTAATTTTGACCGTGAGCGTATTCCAGAGCGTGTTGTACATGCTAGAGGAGCTAGTGCCAAGGGTTTCTTTGAGGTTACCCATGATATTTCTAACCTCACCTGTGCTGATTTCCTTCGAGCCCCAGGAGTTCAAACCCCTGTCATCGTTCGTTTCTCCACTGTTATCCATGAGCGTGGAAGCCCTGAAACCCTGAGAGACCCTCGAGGTTTTGCAGTGAAATTTTACACCAGAGAG GGTAACTGGGATCTAGTGGGTAACAATTTCCCTGTATTCTTCATTCGAGATGGAATGAAATTCCCCGACATGGTCCATGCTCTCAAACCCAACCCAAAGTCCCACATTCAGGAGAACTGGAGGATCATGGACTTTTTCTCTCACCACCCAGAGAGCTTGAATATGTTTGCCTTCCTCTTTGACGACATCGGTGTTCCACAGGATTACAGGCACATGGATGGGTCTGGTGTCAACACCTATATGCTCGTCAACAAGACTGGCAAAGCACACTATGTGAAGTTCCACTGGAAACCAACCTGTGGTGTCAAGAGTTTGCTTGAGGATGAAGCCATCAAGGTTGGTGGGGCTAACCACAGCCATGCTACCCAGGATCTCTATGACTCTATCAAGGTTGGGAACTATCCCGAATGGAAACTTTTCATCCAGACAATTGACCCTGATCACGAGGACAGGTTTGATTTTGATCCACTTGATGTGACAAAGATCTGGCCAGAGGACATCCTACCCCTTCAGCCAGTGGGTCGGATGGTCCTCAACAAGAATGTTGACAATTTCTTTGCAGAGAATGAGCAGCTTGCTTTTTGCCCTGCCATTATAGTCCCTGGTATCTACTACTCAGATGATAAGCTGCTTCAGACCAGGATCTTCTCATACTCAGATACTCAGAGACACCGTCTCGGGCCGAATTATCTCCAGCTTCCAGTCAATGCTCCAAAGAATGCTCACCACAACAATCACCATGAAGGTTTAATGAATTTCATGCACAGGGATGAAGAG GTCAATTACTTCCCCTCGAGATTTGACCCTGTTCGCCATGCCGAAACGTACCCCATCCCACCAGCTATCTGCAACGGGAAACGTGATAGG TGCATTATCGGGAAGGAGAACAACTTCAAACAGCCTGGTGAGAGATACCGTTCGATGACACCAGACAG gcaAGAGAGATTTCTCTGCCGATTTGTTGATGCCTTGTCAGATCCAAGGGTCACCCACGAAATCCGCAGCATCTGGATCTCATACTGGACTCAG GCTGACAGATCTTTCGGTCAGAAGCTTGCATCTCGTCTTAACGTGAGACCAAGCTTTTGA